Proteins encoded by one window of Salmonirosea aquatica:
- a CDS encoding ligand-binding sensor domain-containing protein, with protein sequence MSTVNCQLKILLFGLTLLTGSVSAQQRPVVKYTVRDGLVQNQVLSLLKDSRGYVWCGTWYGLSRFNGETFENYTEAEGLWNGRVTRLVEDSDGFIWISGDNDKLACFDGKNFKKFKLPTPNYKGLHFYSKTKTIRMWESEKQELWEVKGDTVLPIRLSKFPKSDEQIVYYHPTTDTYFLIHNRQVVSYREGRTTRLTKQGEWGIEGITHGDVHIQESLPAGNLQRYVFRHGQLIPFLHVATEDFSLTESLPYPYVFTSNNALYYLPPHSRQAEHIGESPPGMGRLTFLNQKTSSILWIPTEKGLWGLMLTGFKNFKDGEVPYAWSVVEDSQGKMLFLNYWKGVQEFDEKQLRFIPQKDYFPKAIASYKPLNITPAPDTWYYRALRDQNGYCWLPDGSGPYRYKDAKWDFVRKGRSSMAFCIAEDIKRKKIVVASFNYFYTIDLNAPFRTDSIRGGRNYLRGY encoded by the coding sequence TTGTCAACCGTCAACTGTCAACTAAAAATTCTTCTCTTTGGCCTCACGCTGCTTACAGGTAGCGTTTCCGCCCAGCAACGTCCCGTCGTAAAATACACGGTACGCGATGGACTGGTGCAGAATCAGGTACTCTCGCTGCTTAAAGACAGCCGAGGCTACGTATGGTGCGGTACCTGGTACGGCCTCAGTCGCTTCAACGGGGAGACCTTTGAGAATTACACCGAGGCGGAGGGTTTATGGAATGGAAGAGTAACCAGGCTAGTTGAGGATAGCGATGGTTTTATCTGGATTTCAGGCGATAACGATAAACTGGCCTGTTTCGACGGTAAGAATTTCAAAAAATTTAAACTACCAACCCCTAACTACAAAGGTCTCCATTTCTACAGTAAAACGAAAACCATCCGGATGTGGGAATCAGAAAAGCAGGAGCTATGGGAGGTAAAGGGTGATACGGTATTACCCATTCGGCTGTCCAAATTCCCCAAAAGTGATGAGCAAATTGTATATTATCATCCTACAACCGATACTTACTTTCTTATTCACAACCGACAAGTTGTCAGTTATCGAGAAGGAAGGACGACGAGGCTCACTAAGCAAGGAGAATGGGGAATTGAGGGTATCACTCATGGTGATGTACACATCCAGGAAAGTTTACCCGCTGGAAATTTACAACGCTACGTGTTCCGGCACGGGCAGCTTATTCCATTTCTGCACGTTGCGACAGAAGATTTTTCCCTAACGGAATCCTTGCCCTACCCCTATGTGTTCACTAGCAATAACGCACTCTACTATCTACCTCCTCATTCCCGGCAAGCTGAGCACATTGGTGAAAGTCCTCCTGGAATGGGTAGGCTTACATTTCTAAACCAGAAAACTTCCTCAATCCTCTGGATTCCGACGGAAAAGGGACTATGGGGTTTGATGCTTACCGGATTCAAAAACTTTAAAGACGGGGAGGTACCCTACGCATGGAGCGTAGTAGAGGATAGCCAAGGCAAGATGCTTTTTTTGAACTATTGGAAAGGAGTGCAAGAATTCGACGAAAAACAGCTACGTTTCATCCCACAAAAAGATTACTTCCCCAAAGCGATAGCATCCTACAAACCCCTAAATATAACCCCCGCTCCTGACACATGGTACTACCGCGCCCTTCGCGATCAGAATGGCTACTGCTGGTTACCGGATGGTTCTGGCCCCTACCGTTACAAAGACGCTAAGTGGGATTTTGTTCGGAAGGGCCGTAGTAGTATGGCTTTTTGCATTGCCGAAGATATAAAACGAAAGAAAATAGTCGTAGCCAGCTTCAACTATTTCTATACCATCGACCTAAATGCGCCCTTTCGTACCGACTCCATTAGGGGGGGTCGAAACTATTTGAGGGGTTACTGA
- a CDS encoding phosphatase PAP2 family protein has translation MRKIKTILFLGGILLLVSCEKELPTFLEYQSYAFSENDEAGGTWKPILISSGAAISLDAPKSTTSSEYQAELADMKAAMGQMTSEQRQSVSYWTSNPVTRWNEIALELIAKYNLIPGYNEDGTYTLPSPASPEGPPAFPFAHPPYASRALAYLSVAQFDGLVSAWHYKYAYKRAAPYQQDADIDYAYEQSTIPSYPSDGAVIAAVSREILSVMFPLEKAYLEQREAEHLQSLVLSGGNVASDVEAGISLGKKISSLALARAANDGMKNAQAPKAVSDSIKAAAFTRFGWQWDNLELPTRPVGLTPLFGKVKMWNVPNVLATRPKAPPALDSPEYLEDVRILKDYAAHVTAERRRIANFWQDGLGTYTPPGHWNRFARDFIVKYKMNPLRSARTFAYMNMAIMDGGISCWDAKYYYHYPRPIQMIKGFKTIAGTPNFPSYTSGHSVFSAAAAEVLAYIFPQEASLVRGWAEEAAISRVYGGIHWTFDATVGTEQGRDVARYTVNVAKADGADQ, from the coding sequence TTGCGAAAAATAAAAACGATCCTTTTCCTGGGCGGGATATTGCTTCTTGTGTCCTGCGAAAAGGAACTTCCCACTTTTCTGGAATACCAGAGCTATGCTTTCTCGGAAAACGACGAAGCAGGGGGTACTTGGAAACCTATTCTCATCAGTTCGGGAGCAGCTATCTCGCTGGATGCTCCGAAAAGTACCACTTCCTCCGAATATCAGGCTGAATTAGCTGATATGAAGGCTGCCATGGGGCAGATGACGAGCGAACAACGGCAGTCCGTTTCCTACTGGACCAGCAACCCCGTGACCCGCTGGAACGAGATTGCCCTGGAACTGATTGCCAAGTATAACCTGATACCCGGCTACAACGAGGATGGTACCTACACGCTGCCTAGTCCTGCTTCTCCCGAGGGTCCACCTGCCTTTCCTTTTGCCCATCCGCCGTACGCCAGTCGTGCGCTGGCGTACCTTTCGGTGGCACAGTTTGACGGTCTGGTATCGGCCTGGCATTACAAGTATGCATACAAAAGAGCGGCTCCCTACCAACAGGATGCCGATATCGACTATGCTTATGAGCAAAGTACGATTCCCTCGTATCCCTCCGATGGGGCGGTAATCGCTGCTGTATCGAGAGAAATTTTGTCAGTTATGTTTCCTCTGGAGAAAGCCTATCTCGAGCAGCGCGAGGCCGAACATCTGCAAAGCCTGGTACTTTCGGGCGGGAACGTAGCCAGTGATGTGGAAGCCGGCATATCGCTTGGCAAAAAGATTTCTTCCCTGGCTCTGGCCCGCGCGGCTAACGATGGTATGAAAAACGCCCAGGCGCCCAAGGCCGTTTCCGATTCCATAAAAGCGGCTGCTTTCACCCGCTTTGGCTGGCAGTGGGATAATCTTGAACTACCCACGCGGCCCGTCGGCCTGACGCCCTTATTTGGAAAGGTGAAAATGTGGAATGTGCCGAACGTACTGGCTACGAGACCGAAAGCCCCACCCGCCCTGGATTCGCCGGAGTATCTGGAGGATGTCAGAATCCTTAAAGATTATGCGGCTCATGTAACGGCTGAACGACGACGAATAGCCAATTTTTGGCAGGACGGCCTGGGTACCTACACCCCACCAGGGCATTGGAACCGCTTTGCCCGTGACTTTATAGTAAAATACAAAATGAATCCTTTGAGGTCGGCCCGTACTTTCGCCTACATGAACATGGCTATCATGGACGGGGGAATAAGCTGCTGGGATGCCAAGTACTATTACCATTACCCCCGGCCTATTCAGATGATTAAAGGGTTCAAGACGATAGCGGGCACGCCCAATTTTCCAAGCTATACTTCCGGACATAGTGTGTTTTCGGCGGCCGCGGCGGAAGTGTTGGCGTACATATTTCCCCAGGAGGCCAGCTTGGTGAGGGGATGGGCCGAGGAGGCGGCCATCTCCCGGGTATATGGCGGTATTCACTGGACTTTCGATGCCACCGTCGGCACAGAGCAAGGGAGGGACGTGGCACGGTACACGGTCAATGTGGCCAAGGCTGACGGCGCGGATCAGTAG
- a CDS encoding transporter, with protein MMESKRVLMTFCLLFAAWGALIPAQGQTPSDAIMMPARNACLLANYNYGQFDQYWEGDRLRGNLTIATVKRTTVLPMVAVGITDKLNLYAGVPYVKTLSTDPNGGKFAGAQGFQDLGLALKYEVLKKVTSKGELSVLGTVGYSTPITNYLPDYMPYSLGFGAPEVALRGIVQYKMAQGLYFRAALAHLWRGYAEAERDYYYNNGSYYTSWMDVPNAWSAEGILGAWLLDYSLRIELSYSNLKSTSGDDIRAYNAPQPTNRVVMGQAGLMAQYYLPPAKKLGVLVYHNQALTGLNAPKIKNFGAGITYQFKFL; from the coding sequence ATGATGGAAAGTAAACGCGTTCTAATGACCTTCTGCCTGCTTTTTGCGGCATGGGGCGCTCTTATTCCTGCCCAAGGCCAAACACCCAGTGACGCCATCATGATGCCCGCCAGGAATGCCTGTTTATTGGCCAACTACAACTACGGGCAATTTGATCAATACTGGGAGGGTGACCGCCTGCGCGGCAACCTCACCATAGCCACGGTGAAGCGCACCACGGTGCTGCCGATGGTGGCGGTAGGGATTACCGATAAGCTGAATTTATACGCGGGGGTACCCTATGTCAAAACCCTGTCCACCGACCCCAACGGCGGGAAGTTTGCCGGAGCCCAGGGCTTCCAGGATCTTGGACTCGCATTGAAATATGAGGTCTTGAAAAAGGTGACTTCCAAAGGCGAGCTTTCTGTGCTGGGTACAGTGGGGTACTCTACGCCTATTACCAACTACCTGCCGGACTATATGCCATACAGCCTGGGCTTTGGTGCGCCCGAGGTTGCCTTGCGGGGAATCGTTCAGTACAAAATGGCGCAAGGCCTGTACTTCCGGGCGGCTCTGGCGCATTTATGGCGAGGCTATGCGGAAGCGGAGCGGGATTACTACTACAACAATGGTAGCTATTATACTTCCTGGATGGATGTACCCAACGCCTGGTCTGCCGAAGGCATACTGGGAGCCTGGCTGCTCGACTACTCGCTCCGGATCGAGCTTTCTTACTCCAATCTAAAATCAACGAGCGGGGATGATATCCGGGCTTACAATGCGCCGCAGCCTACCAACAGGGTAGTCATGGGGCAAGCGGGTCTTATGGCGCAGTACTATCTTCCTCCGGCCAAAAAACTCGGTGTATTGGTGTACCATAATCAGGCTCTGACTGGCCTGAACGCTCCAAAAATCAAAAACTTTGGTGCAGGCATCACCTATCAGTTCAAATTCTTATAA